The window CCTGCTGGCCGAGCGGGTGTTCCCCGAAGGCCGAAAGGTCGCGCTCGGCCGCAACCGCATGCGGGTGGCCGAGGTGGAGTTCGTGTTCCGCATGGGCCGCAGCCTGCCGCCGCGGGACGAGCCCTATCGCGCCGACGAGATCCTGGACGCGGTCGCGGCCCTGCACCTCGGCATCGAGGTCCCCGACTCGCGCTACCTCGACTTCGTGTCGACCGGCGCCGCGCAGCTCATCGCCGACAACGCCTGCGCGGACCGGTTCGTGCTCGGGCCGGAGGTGCCGGGCGACTGGCGCGCTATCGACCTCGCCGGCCACGCCGTGCAGGGCCGCGTCGACGCCGGCCCCGGGGCCGGCGCCGTCCACGACGGGTGCGGCGCCGATGTGCTCGGCGACCCGCGCGTCGCCCTCGCCTGGATCGTGGGTGAGCTCGGCCGACACGGCACGACGCTCGGCGCGGGGCAGATCGTGACGACCGGCACCTGCGTGGTGCCGGTGCCGATCGCACCCGGCGACGCCGTCACGGGCGACTACGGGTGCCTCGGCGCGCTCACGGTCCGCTTCGCGGCCTGAGGCTGACGGGCGCCGGCGCGGCCGGATCGATTTAGCGGTTTGCCCCCGCCGCGCGCGCGGCCATCATGCGCGAGAGTGGGCGCGGAGATCGCCCCCGAGCGGGCGAGGGCATCATGCGGGACGAAGCGGCGCCGGAAGGTCGGGGCGACGGCCATGCTGGACGTCTCCGGACAGCGGAGCCGCCATCGACCGGCCCGCTGGAGCCCGCCACCGCCGCGTCATCCGAGATCCCGCCCGGCCACGGGCGCCTCAAGGACCGCGTCGTCCTGGTGTTCGGCGCCGGCAGCGTCGGGGAAGGCTGGGGCAACGGCAAGGCCGCGGCCGTGGCCCATGCCCGCGAAGGCGCCGTCGTGGTCGCGGTGGACCGCGAGCGCGCCGCCGCGAATGCCACCGCCGACATCGTCGCGGAGCTCGGGGGCCGCTGCTCCGCCCACGCGGCCGACGTCACGGATTCGGGCAGCATCGCGACCGTGGTGGCCGAGGCCCTGGAGGCCCACGGGCGCATCGACGTGCTCCACAACAACGTCGGCGCCACGGTGATGGGCGGCCCCGTCGAACTCACCGAGGACCAGTGGGACGGCGCGATGGACGTGAACCTGCGCAGCGCCTTCCTGACCTGCAAGCACGTGCTGCCGGCCATGCTGGCCCGCGGCCGGGGCGCCATCGTCAACATCTCGTCGGTGGCGGCGATCCGCTACACGGGCTACCCCTACGCGGCCTATTACGCCGCCAAGGCGGGCCTGAACCAGTTCACCGTGGGGCTGGCGGTGCAGTATGCCCGGCAGGGCATCCGGGCCAACGCCATCATGCCGGGCCTGATGAACACGCCGTTGATCTACCGGCAGATCGGCGGCCAATATGCCGACATGGAGGCCATGGTGCGGGCGCGGCACGAGGCGTCCCCGATGGGCCGCATGGGCACGGGCTGGGACATCGCCAGGGCGGCCGTGTTCCTGGCCTCGGACGAGGCCGCCTACATCACCGGCGTCTGCCTGCCCGTCGACGGCGGCCTCACCTGCAGGAGCGCCTGACATGGACCGCGCGACCGCCTCACCTCCGGACGGGCGAGCCTTCGCGACGCCGCGCGCCTGCCCCCCGGCACCCGGAACCGGAAAACGTCGTCCATGACCGGGCGGCTCACGCGCAACCACACCGCGACCGCCTCCTGGACCGCCAAGGACGAGCGCCGGAGGAGGGTCTGCCTGCGTGCCGAGGCGGGCGCGCGGCTCGCCGACCTGGGACGGCCTTGGCTGCGGCTCGGAGCGGACGCGGCAGACGGAGACCGGACCTCGATCGTCCTGCCGTCCACCGCGGTCGAGAGCCCCCTCAGGATGGTGGAGGCGCAGGGCGGGGCTTCGCTGCGCGCCTATATCGCGGGCCGGCCGACGGTCGACCTCGCCGCCACCATCGGCATCGCTCGCGCGATCACGCGCGAACTGGCGGCGGTCCACGCCTGCCACGTGCTCCATGGCAACGTGTCGGTCGACACGATCCTGGTCGATCCCGCGACGGCGAAGGTCGCGATCGTCGCCTTCGACGACGCGGTCAAGCTCGCGCCGGGCGAAAGCCTCGACCTTTCCGCGGCGGCTCGGATCCCGGCTCCGCTCGCGCAGACGCCGGAGATGGCGGGACGCTCGGCCCAGCCCGTCGACCACCGGACCGACCTCTACGCCCTGGGCAGCGTCCTCTATCACCTGTTCACGGGACGCCCCCCGTTCGAGGTCGAGGACCCGGTCGCCCTGGCCCACGCCCACCTCGCGAAATGGCCGCCTCCGCCGCACGAGGTCGCGGACCTGCCGTCGGTCGTCTCCGCCATCGTCATGGCGAACCTGAAGAAGCAGCCCGACGAACGGTATCAGCGCGCCCTCAACCTGATCGTCGACCTGGACATCTGCCTGCAGGCCCTCGAGGCCGGCCCGGAGATCGCCGCGTTCCCCCTTCGCCTTCGGCCCCTGCAGGCGGCCCTGGCGCACGGCGACTTCCTGTACGGGCGGGACACGCAGCACGTCCGGCTCGACAAAGCGCTGGCGGCCGCCAAGGCGGGCCGGCCACAGACCGTGATCGTCGCCGGTGCCGCGGGGGCGGGGAAATCCGTCCTCTGCCGGCGCTTCGCCCACGGGGTCGTGGCCGCGGGTGGCCTGACCGGGCTGGGCAAGTTCGAGCAGTTCGGCGCGAGCTCGCCCTATCTCGGCCTCGTCCGGTGCTTCGAGGACCTCATCGGCGGCCTGATGCGCGGGCGCGAGGAGACCGCGGAACGGGTCGCCCGTGAGATCAGCTCCAAGCTGCGCGGCAACCTCGGGGCCCTCGCCGCCCTGCTCCCCAGCCTGAGGGCGCTGGTGGGGGCGGCCGTCCCCGACGAGCCGCTGGTCGGCACCGGGGCCCGCGACCGGCTCGCGCAATGTTTCCTCGGCCTGCTCGACGCCGTGGCCTCCCCGGAGCGCCCGGTCGTGCTCTTCCTCGACGACCTCCAATGGGCCGACAGCGCGTCGCTCGACATCCTCGGCAAGATCTCCGCCTCTCTGGCCGGAAGCGTCGTCCTCGTCGGGACCAGCAGGACGGGGCGGGACGAGGCGGCGGGGCTGGACGGCGCCGTCGCGGCGCTGGCGGTGCGGGACGAGCCGCCGGTCCGGCTGGACCTGATCCCGCTCAACCGGAGCGACGTCGAGGACCTCATGCTCGGGGTCTTCGGGCCGCGCCGCTTCCTGGTCGAGGCCGCGGCGGTGGTCTACGCCAAGACGCTCGGCAGCCCGCTGTTCGTGTGCCAATTCCTCCAGGGCCTCGACGAGGATCTCGTGCTCGATCCGTCCGGGGTCTGGGACTTCGCCGCGGTCGCGGCCGTCCCCGGCGCCGAGGACGTGGTCGCCTTTCTGTCCGCCCGCATCAGCTCGCTCGACGACCTGTCGCGCGCCATCCTGGCCACCGCGTCCTGCTTCGGCATGTCGTTCCACCAGGCGGGCCTGCGAGCCCTGATCGACGTGCCCGACCTCGTGCTGACCGATCGCCTGGCCGCGCTGGTCGTCCAGGGCTTCTTCCTGCGGTTCCACGGCGGCTTCCTGTTCGCGCACGACCGCGTGCGGGAGGCGGCGTACCGATCGGTCGCCGACCGCGACGCGGTCCACCGCCGCATCGGGCAGGCCCTTCTGGCCGAGCACGCGGACGGCGGGCTGGCCGGCGCCGCCTTCGCGATCGCCCGCCACCTCCGGGCGGCGGGCGACCTGTCGGCGGTGCCGGGGCTCGAAGAGCGCTACATCGAGGTCGCGTTTCTCGCCGCGCAGCGCGCCCACGGGGCCGCGGCCTTCGATCTGGCGCGGTCCTACGCCGAAACGGTGCTGGCCGACGCGGGCCGGTGGGCGAGCCACTACGACACGATGGCGCTGGCCGTGATCCTGAGGGCCGACAGCATCGCGTCCGGCCAGGACCGGGACCACCGCGACTTCGACCGCGAATGCGACGTAGCCGGCGCCCGCCTGCGCACCGACGAGCACAGGCTCCGCCTGGCCCTCGTCCGGGTGGTGTCGCTCCACGCCCGCTCGCGCTGCCTGGAAGCGCTGGAGGTGGGCCTCGACGCCCTCAGGATCGTCGGCATCGACCTCCCGGCCGACCCGCAGGCGCAGGCCGCGGCGCTCAGCGACGAGTTCATCGCCTTCCGGCGCGCCATGGCGGGCCGGCCGCCCGGCGACCTCGTCGCCCTTCCGGCGCTCGGCGACCCCTGCGTCGCGATCGCCATGCAGATCCTGTTCCGGTTGGCGCCGAACGCGAACGAGACCATGAAGCCGGAGCTGTTCGCGCTCATGGCCCTGCGCAACGTCAACCTCATGCTCGTCCATGGCCGGGACGGCTTCGCGTCCGGGATCCTCATGACGCTGGCCCTCGCCCTCGCCCGGCATCCCGAGGAGGCCGGGCTCGCCGAAAGCTTCGCGCAGGCCGCGATGGACCTCGACGGTCGGGAGGGGGGCCGCACCCCCGCCAGCGTGAGCTTCATCTACACCTACTTCTTCAGCCACTGGCGGCATCCCCTGGAGATGTCGCTGCCGTCGAACCTCGACGGCATGCAGGCCGGCTTCGCCATGGGCGACCACCAGTTCGGCTCGTTCCACGCGGCCGCCTACGTGATCCACCTCGCCGGCGTCGGCGCCCCGCTCCGGGAGGTCGTCCGGGCCGGCCGCGACCACGACCACCTGATCGCGGGGCGCACCCGCGTTTCCCTGTTCCACTGCCGGCTCGAAGTCGCCTTCGCGGAAGCGCTGCTCGGCATGACGGCTTCGCCGACCCGCCTGCGCAAGGAGGGCCCGACGACGCTCGACGACGTGCTCCGCGAGGCGGGAAACCTCGACCACGGGGAGCGCGGCTTCTTCCTCGCCCGCCACCTCCAGCTCGCCTACCTCTTCGGCGCGCTCGACGACGCGGCCGCGCTGGCGGCCGCACTGACCGCATTGATGCCGGCGGTCGCCGGCAACTTCGTCGAG is drawn from Lichenibacterium dinghuense and contains these coding sequences:
- a CDS encoding 2-keto-4-pentenoate hydratase; the encoded protein is MTGMTPSQLRGASDALHAAWRDGRHMDALPAGFRPGSRADGYAVQALSEGWSAHPLRGWKIAATSEAGQRHINVDGPLAGRLLAERVFPEGRKVALGRNRMRVAEVEFVFRMGRSLPPRDEPYRADEILDAVAALHLGIEVPDSRYLDFVSTGAAQLIADNACADRFVLGPEVPGDWRAIDLAGHAVQGRVDAGPGAGAVHDGCGADVLGDPRVALAWIVGELGRHGTTLGAGQIVTTGTCVVPVPIAPGDAVTGDYGCLGALTVRFAA
- a CDS encoding ATP-binding protein gives rise to the protein MTGRLTRNHTATASWTAKDERRRRVCLRAEAGARLADLGRPWLRLGADAADGDRTSIVLPSTAVESPLRMVEAQGGASLRAYIAGRPTVDLAATIGIARAITRELAAVHACHVLHGNVSVDTILVDPATAKVAIVAFDDAVKLAPGESLDLSAAARIPAPLAQTPEMAGRSAQPVDHRTDLYALGSVLYHLFTGRPPFEVEDPVALAHAHLAKWPPPPHEVADLPSVVSAIVMANLKKQPDERYQRALNLIVDLDICLQALEAGPEIAAFPLRLRPLQAALAHGDFLYGRDTQHVRLDKALAAAKAGRPQTVIVAGAAGAGKSVLCRRFAHGVVAAGGLTGLGKFEQFGASSPYLGLVRCFEDLIGGLMRGREETAERVAREISSKLRGNLGALAALLPSLRALVGAAVPDEPLVGTGARDRLAQCFLGLLDAVASPERPVVLFLDDLQWADSASLDILGKISASLAGSVVLVGTSRTGRDEAAGLDGAVAALAVRDEPPVRLDLIPLNRSDVEDLMLGVFGPRRFLVEAAAVVYAKTLGSPLFVCQFLQGLDEDLVLDPSGVWDFAAVAAVPGAEDVVAFLSARISSLDDLSRAILATASCFGMSFHQAGLRALIDVPDLVLTDRLAALVVQGFFLRFHGGFLFAHDRVREAAYRSVADRDAVHRRIGQALLAEHADGGLAGAAFAIARHLRAAGDLSAVPGLEERYIEVAFLAAQRAHGAAAFDLARSYAETVLADAGRWASHYDTMALAVILRADSIASGQDRDHRDFDRECDVAGARLRTDEHRLRLALVRVVSLHARSRCLEALEVGLDALRIVGIDLPADPQAQAAALSDEFIAFRRAMAGRPPGDLVALPALGDPCVAIAMQILFRLAPNANETMKPELFALMALRNVNLMLVHGRDGFASGILMTLALALARHPEEAGLAESFAQAAMDLDGREGGRTPASVSFIYTYFFSHWRHPLEMSLPSNLDGMQAGFAMGDHQFGSFHAAAYVIHLAGVGAPLREVVRAGRDHDHLIAGRTRVSLFHCRLEVAFAEALLGMTASPTRLRKEGPTTLDDVLREAGNLDHGERGFFLARHLQLAYLFGALDDAAALAAALTALMPAVAGNFVEADIVTFALLTALAAGRRPESFDGDLARLEGWARRNPSNFACRHALVAAEIAAREGRLGDAIGHYARAVGDARARNFPHFAALASERAGRFFLGLGDAVAGHAHLAEALRSYAGWGADAKTAALIAEFAPMRDGPPAGRAGLDLGRPALEFTAVLDAARAISAEIDIDRLLQKLMTSVQEVSGATYGALVLNQDGQPFVEIVLRHGEGVSVSDAAAQPLDRSRLVPRSVIARVERDRATLVLKNAGSSEFARDPHIRDNAVVSVLCAPLVVHGKLDGFVYVENNLTVAAFDPRSAQAIQMLAAQAAIALNNARLFGLLDRARADLSDANRDLEHKIAARTAELANAHGLALEKADEADRARDAERRANDAKSRLLSVVSHEIRTPMNGILGMLQLLDRSRLEPREHRQVDLAQRSGFALVKLIDGILDHCKLELGTVEAVDETFDLDGLIEGSVEIFRPSAEAKGLDLAVSRDAPADVLLRGDAQGIGRVVANLVGNAVKFTDQGRVAVTLDLQGEGTDVSLFLRVEDTGIGIAEAMRERIFEEFVQADASVARRYGGTGLGLAIARQILALSGGTIAVESRPGLGSTFEVRVPVALAHRGPEPAPAIEAGRPLTVLVVDDDEINREVASGLLRRLGHAVTCADGWSAAVAAVRTETFDAVALDLHMPEVDGIETAQRIRRALGARPCPSMVLLTADATEAVRQRSIDAGFDGVLHKPLRFDALAAALAALPRAGGAAHPPAPPLPDVDAAPFADRCALLGIPQTARLIRLYDRRSRQTVEAIRLAAAGRDRSALSKLAHRLRGASGSLDLREMEERARVLETAAPADDAALDAAVAALRPARRRAVVAALRAVRALKAREG
- a CDS encoding SDR family NAD(P)-dependent oxidoreductase, with translation MRDEAAPEGRGDGHAGRLRTAEPPSTGPLEPATAASSEIPPGHGRLKDRVVLVFGAGSVGEGWGNGKAAAVAHAREGAVVVAVDRERAAANATADIVAELGGRCSAHAADVTDSGSIATVVAEALEAHGRIDVLHNNVGATVMGGPVELTEDQWDGAMDVNLRSAFLTCKHVLPAMLARGRGAIVNISSVAAIRYTGYPYAAYYAAKAGLNQFTVGLAVQYARQGIRANAIMPGLMNTPLIYRQIGGQYADMEAMVRARHEASPMGRMGTGWDIARAAVFLASDEAAYITGVCLPVDGGLTCRSA